One Staphylococcus ratti DNA segment encodes these proteins:
- a CDS encoding PTS fructose transporter subunit IIABC: MRITELLTKETIAMELDATDKNGAIEALAHQLNQAGKLNDLAGFIEGINNRERQSSTGIGEGIAIPHAKVAAVAAPAIAFGKSQAGIDYDSLDMQPAHLFFMIAAPETGAQTHLDALAKLSGILMDEAVRAQLLKAASPEEVLAIINQADDEATDEATEEVATTVPDHDNEPYVLAVTACPTGIAHTFMARDALKKQADAIGIKMKVETNGAGGVKNRLTDEDIAHATGIIVAADVHVETDRFNGKNVVQVPVADGIKRPEALIKSALDTSRKPFTSQGSGQTLTQEEKMGIGKTIYKHLMNGVSNMLPLVIAGGILMAIVFMIGPEAYDPKSSDYNAFAATLWQIGNKSAFALIVPILAGFIARSIADKPGFAAGLVGGMLAMSGHSGFIGGIIAGFLAGYITQGIKKLTKNFPQMLEGLKPTLIYPIGSVLITGLLMVYVFNTPASWLNGALQNGLNGLSGSNVVILGIVIGAMMAIDMGGPFNKAAYVFSTAALTAGNAAPITAAMVGGMVPPIAIALAMIFFKKKFSKAQRGAIIPNIVMGASFITEGAIPFAAADPIRVIPSMMVGSGVAGGLALLFGSNIQAPHGGIFVIFGTDLSHALYTIIAILIGGCISAILYGILKKNTEKITMSDLT; encoded by the coding sequence ATGAGAATCACAGAGTTACTCACTAAAGAAACAATCGCTATGGAATTGGATGCAACGGATAAAAATGGTGCAATCGAAGCACTAGCCCATCAGTTGAACCAAGCAGGAAAATTGAATGATTTAGCCGGATTTATTGAAGGTATAAACAATCGGGAGCGTCAAAGTTCTACGGGTATTGGTGAAGGGATTGCGATTCCACATGCTAAAGTAGCCGCTGTAGCCGCCCCTGCAATCGCTTTTGGTAAATCACAAGCAGGGATTGATTATGACAGTTTAGATATGCAACCTGCACATCTGTTTTTTATGATTGCAGCACCTGAAACAGGCGCACAAACACACTTAGATGCTTTAGCAAAATTATCTGGTATTTTAATGGATGAAGCAGTTCGTGCCCAATTGTTAAAAGCAGCTTCTCCAGAGGAAGTACTTGCCATTATCAATCAAGCAGACGATGAAGCGACAGACGAAGCAACGGAAGAAGTCGCAACGACAGTGCCTGATCATGACAATGAGCCTTATGTACTTGCAGTTACAGCTTGTCCTACAGGTATCGCACATACATTTATGGCTCGAGATGCACTTAAAAAGCAAGCAGACGCAATAGGCATTAAAATGAAAGTAGAGACAAATGGTGCGGGCGGTGTCAAAAATCGATTAACAGACGAAGATATTGCACATGCAACAGGAATCATTGTAGCTGCTGATGTACATGTTGAAACAGATCGCTTTAACGGAAAAAATGTAGTACAAGTCCCTGTAGCTGATGGTATTAAACGACCAGAAGCATTAATTAAGAGCGCACTCGACACCTCTAGAAAACCTTTTACATCACAAGGTAGTGGTCAAACTTTGACACAAGAAGAAAAAATGGGTATCGGTAAAACGATTTATAAACATTTAATGAATGGTGTTTCTAATATGTTACCCCTCGTCATTGCTGGTGGTATTTTAATGGCGATTGTATTTATGATTGGTCCAGAAGCTTATGACCCAAAAAGTTCAGATTACAACGCTTTTGCAGCAACATTATGGCAGATTGGTAATAAAAGTGCTTTCGCACTTATCGTTCCGATTTTAGCGGGATTTATTGCACGTAGTATCGCTGACAAACCTGGATTTGCGGCTGGTTTAGTTGGTGGGATGTTAGCGATGAGTGGACATTCAGGCTTTATCGGAGGAATTATTGCTGGTTTCTTAGCAGGCTACATTACACAAGGTATTAAAAAGTTAACTAAAAATTTCCCGCAAATGTTAGAAGGATTAAAACCAACACTTATTTATCCAATAGGCTCAGTTTTAATTACCGGTTTATTGATGGTTTACGTTTTCAACACACCTGCTTCATGGTTAAATGGAGCATTACAAAATGGCTTGAATGGACTTTCAGGTTCGAATGTGGTCATTTTAGGTATTGTGATTGGTGCAATGATGGCGATTGATATGGGAGGCCCATTTAACAAAGCGGCTTATGTATTTAGTACAGCTGCTTTAACAGCAGGTAATGCGGCACCGATTACAGCTGCAATGGTGGGCGGTATGGTTCCACCTATTGCCATTGCACTAGCGATGATTTTCTTTAAGAAAAAATTCTCAAAAGCGCAACGTGGGGCAATTATCCCGAATATCGTAATGGGGGCCTCATTTATTACAGAAGGTGCCATTCCGTTTGCAGCAGCTGACCCGATTCGTGTCATTCCTTCAATGATGGTAGGTTCAGGTGTTGCAGGTGGTTTAGCGCTATTATTCGGTTCAAATATTCAAGCACCTCATGGCGGTATCTTCGTGATTTTCGGAACAGATTTGAGCCACGCGCTATATACTATTATTGCCATTTTAATTGGGGGATGTATCAGTGCTATCCTTTACGGAATATTAAAAAAGAATACTGAAAAAATAACAATGTCAGATCTTACGTAA
- the pfkB gene encoding 1-phosphofructokinase, protein MIYTVTLNPSIDYVVFLEDYRTGALNRSTATAKFAGGKGINVSRVLNTLGVSSVALGFTGGFPGRFIEHQLESAGIQTDFIAVDEDTRINIKLKSHEETEINASGPTISEAQLQSLLQRIEQTTSEDIVVLAGSVPTSLPQSTYVDIAEIVRKTGAQLVVDAEKGLMEGILPYRPLFVKPNQHELEEMFDVQIDSDQDVVAYATKLIERGAQAVLVSLGGAGAIYVDDTQAFKVNAPKGRVVNTVGAGDSTVAGMLASLVEQLPIEARLKLAIASGSATAFNDDLAERQTIQSLQSNVSVTPINKEG, encoded by the coding sequence ATGATATATACTGTGACGTTAAACCCCTCTATTGATTACGTTGTTTTTCTCGAAGATTATCGAACAGGGGCATTAAATCGTTCTACTGCTACTGCAAAATTTGCAGGTGGAAAAGGTATCAATGTATCGAGAGTATTGAACACATTAGGTGTATCTTCTGTTGCGTTAGGATTCACAGGTGGGTTTCCAGGTCGCTTTATTGAACATCAATTAGAAAGTGCTGGAATACAAACAGATTTTATAGCAGTAGATGAAGATACACGTATTAATATCAAACTAAAAAGCCATGAAGAAACGGAAATTAATGCGTCAGGCCCTACAATTTCTGAGGCGCAACTCCAATCTTTATTGCAACGTATTGAACAAACGACTTCAGAAGATATCGTTGTGCTTGCTGGGAGCGTCCCAACGAGCCTGCCTCAATCTACGTATGTAGATATTGCTGAAATCGTTCGTAAAACTGGAGCACAGCTTGTTGTAGATGCTGAAAAAGGGTTAATGGAAGGTATTTTGCCGTATCGACCTTTATTTGTGAAACCGAATCAACATGAATTAGAAGAAATGTTTGATGTACAAATCGATAGTGATCAAGATGTAGTGGCGTATGCCACAAAATTGATAGAACGTGGTGCTCAAGCAGTGCTCGTATCTCTAGGTGGAGCAGGTGCGATTTACGTAGATGACACGCAAGCGTTCAAAGTCAATGCGCCAAAAGGTCGTGTTGTAAATACGGTGGGGGCTGGAGACAGTACCGTTGCTGGAATGTTGGCGAGTTTAGTAGAGCAATTACCGATTGAAGCACGGCTTAAACTTGCAATTGCCTCTGGATCAGCCACAGCATTTAATGACGACTTAGCAGAACGACAAACCATTCAATCTTTACAATCAAACGTGTCAGTGACACCGATAAATAAGGAGGGGTAA
- a CDS encoding DeoR/GlpR family DNA-binding transcription regulator: protein MLTEKRHGMIIAALSQHHFLSLQNLMKHTGCSASTIRRDLTKLQEEGLLIRVHGGAKLTQNQSELALEAKRTQHMDEKIQIAQQAAQLVKDGDCIYIDAGSTTLEMIAHIKAQNVTAVTNGLPHVDALIKRSIRTIVIGGSIKTTTLAVIGSRAADSLKHYSFNKVFLGINGIDCEAGLTTPDEQEAFMKESAMHQGLQTYILADASKFHQSYFARLHTNETPILITSKKAFSTIDFNLFKAHYEFLGG from the coding sequence ATGTTGACAGAGAAAAGGCATGGAATGATTATCGCTGCATTATCGCAACATCATTTTCTATCTTTGCAAAATTTAATGAAACATACGGGATGTAGTGCGTCCACAATTCGCAGAGATTTAACTAAACTTCAAGAGGAAGGGTTATTAATACGTGTGCATGGTGGTGCCAAATTAACTCAAAATCAAAGCGAATTGGCATTAGAGGCGAAGCGCACACAACATATGGATGAAAAAATTCAAATTGCACAACAAGCAGCCCAATTAGTTAAAGACGGCGATTGTATTTATATCGATGCTGGTTCAACAACGCTAGAGATGATTGCACATATTAAAGCGCAAAACGTAACGGCTGTTACAAATGGATTGCCTCATGTTGATGCACTGATTAAGCGTAGTATACGTACGATAGTCATAGGTGGCTCGATTAAGACAACGACATTGGCAGTGATTGGTTCCAGAGCTGCGGATAGTTTGAAGCATTACTCATTCAATAAAGTGTTTTTAGGGATTAATGGTATAGACTGTGAAGCCGGGTTGACGACGCCAGATGAACAAGAAGCTTTTATGAAAGAGAGCGCGATGCATCAAGGTTTACAAACGTATATATTAGCAGATGCCTCTAAATTTCATCAAAGTTATTTTGCGCGCCTTCATACTAATGAAACGCCTATTCTTATTACATCAAAAAAAGCGTTTAGTACTATTGATTTCAATCTATTCAAAGCACATTATGAATTTTTAGGAGGATAA
- the ybaK gene encoding Cys-tRNA(Pro) deacylase, protein MTKKTNAMRRLDREKVRYDIRTFEVSEMHVDGEEVAKKIDVPSEFVYKTLVLENKQHEHFVFVIPVSAHLDMKKAAQAVRQKKLQLMPLDDLKRVTGYVRGGCSPIGMKAELPTVFDNAMFAYDCIFVSAGQRGIQMGVNPDALATVAHAHRATVTITAE, encoded by the coding sequence ATGACAAAAAAGACGAATGCAATGCGACGTTTAGATCGGGAGAAAGTGCGATATGATATTCGCACATTTGAAGTCTCAGAAATGCATGTCGATGGTGAAGAGGTGGCAAAGAAAATAGATGTCCCATCGGAATTTGTGTACAAAACGCTCGTTCTTGAAAATAAGCAGCATGAGCATTTTGTGTTTGTAATTCCTGTATCTGCACATTTAGATATGAAAAAAGCGGCACAAGCGGTACGACAAAAGAAATTACAATTAATGCCACTAGATGATTTAAAACGTGTGACTGGGTATGTGCGAGGCGGCTGTTCGCCGATAGGGATGAAAGCAGAATTGCCCACCGTATTTGATAACGCTATGTTTGCATATGATTGTATTTTTGTAAGTGCAGGGCAGCGGGGCATACAAATGGGTGTTAATCCTGATGCGTTAGCAACCGTTGCTCATGCGCATCGGGCGACGGTTACGATAACCGCAGAATAG
- a CDS encoding CDP-glycerol glycerophosphotransferase family protein: protein MHIKILGFNLFQKGGTTRSNLNLLHTLREAGHTVTYINYLPFRNRHVQNLKLSAGRQVEEIHFESFRRTQSLLDCDVLILTREDFFAFARDVKRRAPHIQILGEIHGPLAYLNTSSDLALDAIDAIRVSTPEIATRFKAQYDFPYVFPMYVNTDHIVYQPQPKPQTHNLIIKARFEDAIKDISYALKLMHFIVHTKGEKEVHLYLQGYGPSLEMYERLIRYYRLESHVHLNEEPPQNAIYLSTSPYETLGYSILEAIGDGNQACIFPGKDNVLKHIYAPFHAVKFLNKQLSHDYEVVMDVINSTYTLQMRKDDFQYFHQQFQYENYSGTLLEQLAALAHKHAVNTRDIANKTASIPFYYSRYVMKHTLKKAVNHLPNRVQRVFNKKSRLYQYSRRGLFAIEKKVKQRKQQQRQPSIDHIFIESFHGKNFSGDPKAIALEIQRQFPNKHIFVSSINEFVDIEIRRWGLQPIRFGSRDYTKAFEQSKFVVINGNLWDRLLKHPQQKVIQTWHGVPLKRMVNDLKDGVERKQQSEAFTPRMMKWDVLLSCSKRYETLVASAFNLKQHPSLHIWQEGAPRNSILMRDKADLTQRMAVQDKYLEVQDAKTRYILFCPTWRKSKRQKVSELDLVELINTLPQHYEVIVKLHPNEGHLYETYRHLDPRIHCFMNEWVDIQELYLMADALITDYSSALFDYAHLNRPMIVLDEDTVDYHQTVGFYFDLDEISSVVQLSADVKQIATYLLENEHVNHEAMIQTFMTLDRPNSDKNIVEKMFTTGLE, encoded by the coding sequence ATGCATATTAAAATTTTAGGATTTAATTTATTTCAAAAAGGAGGTACGACACGAAGTAACCTCAATTTACTCCACACTTTACGAGAAGCAGGGCATACGGTCACGTATATCAACTATTTACCATTTCGTAATCGTCATGTTCAGAATTTAAAATTAAGTGCGGGGCGTCAAGTGGAAGAGATCCATTTTGAAAGTTTCAGACGCACGCAATCTTTACTAGATTGTGATGTGTTAATTTTAACAAGAGAAGACTTTTTCGCTTTTGCACGTGATGTGAAGCGACGCGCACCACACATTCAAATATTAGGTGAAATTCATGGACCGCTCGCTTATTTAAATACATCAAGTGATCTCGCGTTGGATGCTATAGATGCAATTCGTGTAAGTACGCCAGAAATTGCAACGCGCTTTAAAGCACAATACGATTTTCCATACGTTTTTCCAATGTACGTTAATACAGATCACATTGTGTACCAACCGCAACCGAAGCCTCAAACTCATAATTTAATCATTAAAGCACGTTTTGAAGATGCAATTAAAGATATTTCCTATGCATTAAAGTTAATGCATTTTATTGTCCATACTAAAGGGGAAAAAGAAGTTCATTTATATTTACAAGGGTACGGCCCTTCGTTAGAAATGTATGAACGATTAATACGTTACTATCGTCTTGAAAGTCACGTGCATCTTAATGAGGAACCTCCTCAAAATGCAATTTATCTGTCAACGTCTCCATATGAAACATTGGGATATTCTATACTTGAAGCGATTGGAGATGGCAACCAAGCATGTATTTTTCCTGGGAAGGATAATGTACTTAAGCATATTTATGCGCCATTTCATGCTGTAAAATTTTTGAATAAGCAACTTTCTCATGATTATGAAGTAGTGATGGATGTCATTAATAGCACGTACACCTTACAAATGCGTAAAGATGATTTTCAGTATTTTCATCAACAATTTCAGTATGAAAATTATAGTGGAACTTTGCTCGAACAGTTAGCCGCATTGGCTCATAAACATGCGGTGAACACTCGCGATATAGCCAATAAAACAGCGTCGATACCTTTTTATTATAGTCGTTATGTTATGAAGCATACGTTAAAAAAAGCTGTTAATCATCTTCCTAACCGAGTTCAGCGGGTATTTAATAAAAAATCGCGTCTTTATCAATATTCAAGACGAGGGCTATTTGCTATTGAAAAAAAGGTTAAGCAACGCAAACAACAGCAAAGACAGCCGTCCATTGATCATATTTTTATAGAATCATTTCACGGCAAAAACTTTTCTGGAGATCCTAAAGCTATCGCGCTTGAAATACAGCGCCAGTTTCCTAATAAACATATATTTGTGAGCTCGATAAATGAATTTGTAGATATAGAGATTCGGAGATGGGGATTACAACCTATTCGTTTCGGTTCACGTGACTATACGAAAGCTTTCGAACAATCTAAGTTTGTAGTAATCAACGGCAACTTATGGGACCGGTTGTTAAAACATCCGCAACAAAAAGTAATTCAAACTTGGCATGGTGTCCCTTTAAAACGTATGGTTAATGATTTAAAAGATGGCGTTGAACGAAAACAACAAAGCGAAGCCTTTACACCGCGTATGATGAAATGGGATGTGCTTTTATCATGCTCTAAGCGCTACGAAACACTTGTGGCCAGTGCGTTCAATTTAAAACAGCACCCGTCTTTACACATATGGCAAGAAGGTGCGCCGCGTAATAGCATCCTTATGAGAGATAAAGCTGATTTAACGCAACGTATGGCAGTGCAAGATAAATATTTAGAAGTTCAAGATGCGAAGACACGTTATATTTTATTTTGTCCTACTTGGCGTAAAAGCAAACGTCAGAAAGTTTCAGAGCTTGATTTAGTAGAGCTCATTAACACTTTGCCTCAACATTACGAAGTTATCGTAAAATTGCACCCTAATGAAGGCCATCTCTATGAGACGTATCGCCATCTTGATCCACGTATTCATTGCTTTATGAATGAATGGGTAGATATTCAAGAACTCTATTTAATGGCTGATGCATTAATTACGGATTATTCTTCGGCGTTGTTCGATTATGCACATTTGAATCGGCCAATGATTGTACTTGATGAAGATACGGTCGATTATCATCAAACTGTCGGATTTTATTTTGACTTGGATGAAATCAGCTCTGTCGTACAATTGTCTGCGGATGTTAAACAGATTGCAACATATCTATTGGAAAATGAACATGTCAATCACGAAGCAATGATACAAACTTTTATGACGTTAGATCGGCCAAACTCTGATAAAAATATCGTAGAGAAAATGTTTACAACTGGTCTGGAGTGA
- the norA gene encoding multidrug efflux MFS transporter NorA, protein MTKQLVVLYMNIFLIFLGIGLVIPVLPIYLKDLGLTGADLGVLVAVFALAQMVISPFGGTLADKLGKKLIICIGLVLFSVSEFLFAVGHTFPTLIISRVLGGFSAGMVMPGVTGLIADISPAKDKARNFGYMSAIISAGFILGPGIGGFLAEISHRTPFIFAGVLGIFAFLGTVVLIHSPKQKTAHGFTHVEGQNLNGVNLKMFITPAILTLILALGLSAFETLFPLYTADKMNFQPADISIAITGGGVFGAIFQIFFFDKLIRHFSELTFITYSLIYSAIVLGLLIFAHSYWYVMFICFIVFIGFDLIRPALTNYFSNIAGNRQGFAGGINSTFTSMGNFVGPLFAGGLYDVNIEFPLIMSIAFMGVGCFVILIEKQLRGRFIKG, encoded by the coding sequence ATGACAAAACAACTTGTTGTTTTATATATGAATATATTTTTAATCTTTTTAGGAATTGGTCTGGTCATTCCAGTGCTACCCATTTATTTAAAAGATCTTGGGTTAACTGGGGCAGATTTAGGTGTTTTAGTTGCTGTTTTTGCCTTAGCTCAAATGGTAATTTCTCCATTTGGAGGTACGTTAGCTGACAAATTGGGGAAAAAGTTAATCATTTGTATTGGGCTCGTACTTTTCAGTGTATCTGAATTTCTTTTTGCGGTCGGTCATACATTTCCAACACTTATCATTTCTCGTGTGCTTGGAGGCTTTAGTGCAGGTATGGTTATGCCAGGGGTTACAGGACTTATTGCAGATATTTCCCCAGCAAAAGATAAAGCGAGAAATTTTGGTTATATGTCTGCCATTATTTCGGCTGGCTTTATTTTAGGACCAGGGATAGGTGGCTTTTTAGCTGAAATTTCACATCGAACACCATTTATATTTGCAGGGGTTCTAGGAATATTTGCATTTTTAGGTACAGTAGTGTTAATTCACTCACCAAAACAGAAAACAGCACATGGCTTTACACATGTAGAAGGCCAAAATTTGAACGGCGTAAATTTAAAAATGTTTATCACACCAGCGATACTTACATTAATTTTAGCCCTTGGATTATCAGCGTTTGAAACATTATTCCCACTTTATACGGCGGATAAAATGAATTTCCAACCTGCAGACATTTCAATTGCGATTACTGGCGGAGGGGTATTTGGAGCAATATTTCAAATTTTCTTCTTTGATAAATTAATTCGCCATTTTAGTGAATTAACATTTATCACTTATTCGCTCATTTATTCTGCAATCGTATTGGGGCTACTCATTTTTGCGCATTCATATTGGTACGTTATGTTCATTTGTTTTATCGTATTTATTGGTTTTGATTTAATTCGCCCTGCATTGACAAATTATTTTTCCAATATTGCAGGAAATAGACAAGGTTTTGCGGGAGGCATCAACTCCACATTTACAAGTATGGGAAATTTCGTAGGTCCATTATTTGCAGGAGGACTTTATGATGTGAACATCGAATTTCCACTAATCATGTCTATCGCATTTATGGGCGTAGGGTGTTTCGTTATTTTGATTGAAAAGCAATTGCGAGGCCGTTTTATAAAAGGATAA
- a CDS encoding DUF1361 domain-containing protein produces MQARCIARLLYLTLLIITIIAPNYFKFLLLNMTLAYIPLELAYLLKLFIPKRLFEWPLFIVYLAIFILMLPNTFYMVTDLIHLNQFSFSFLSGLVLIEWLHFSLLILGVLFALYCFILISLELFHLPFPLGIRYFILIGMTLLNGLGIYVGRFLRFHSVHVINNPFSVILSTLKSIDGPAIAFILLMATIQSVLLLCLKGVRARP; encoded by the coding sequence ATGCAGGCGCGCTGTATCGCTCGATTGCTATATCTTACTTTATTGATAATAACCATAATAGCTCCAAACTATTTTAAGTTTCTTTTATTAAATATGACGCTGGCATACATTCCTTTAGAACTTGCTTACCTATTGAAATTGTTCATACCTAAACGACTTTTTGAATGGCCACTCTTTATCGTCTACCTTGCTATTTTTATATTAATGCTTCCAAACACATTTTATATGGTAACAGATCTCATTCATTTAAATCAGTTTTCATTTAGCTTTTTATCAGGGCTTGTATTAATAGAATGGCTACATTTCAGCTTGCTCATTTTAGGTGTCTTATTCGCACTTTACTGCTTTATATTAATTTCATTAGAGCTTTTTCACTTACCCTTCCCGCTAGGTATACGCTATTTCATTTTAATTGGAATGACGCTCTTAAACGGTTTAGGTATTTATGTAGGACGTTTTTTACGTTTTCATAGCGTGCATGTCATTAATAATCCTTTTTCAGTCATCTTATCTACATTAAAGTCTATTGATGGGCCAGCTATAGCATTTATTTTGTTAATGGCTACGATTCAAAGTGTGTTATTGCTTTGTTTGAAAGGAGTTAGAGCACGACCATGA
- a CDS encoding CPBP family intramembrane glutamic endopeptidase encodes MKARQMQHPTWRDLWAFLIYFVFSQVLLTALTFFFPAFHHSKAMQPMAFLLVSALTSLCVIGFLAWSHRHQLKSKIVHQLKTLKGYARAILLSYVIYIIINAFVVRALNYLPKTWQFNNTANQKALLMLFQDKSWLPLVFIVLVVLTPITEELLFRHILIGELGKKFGFITMGSLSVLIFTLLHVQTAATPFEAIPYLMMALLFVFMYIYTRCNIVVSIVLHMIVNGISFLSIILQNVS; translated from the coding sequence ATGAAGGCACGTCAAATGCAACATCCCACGTGGAGAGACTTGTGGGCCTTTTTGATTTATTTTGTTTTTTCACAAGTCCTTCTCACTGCGCTAACCTTTTTCTTCCCAGCGTTCCATCACTCTAAAGCCATGCAACCAATGGCTTTTCTTTTGGTTAGTGCGCTTACTTCATTATGCGTGATTGGTTTTCTCGCGTGGTCTCATCGACATCAATTAAAATCCAAAATCGTTCATCAATTGAAAACATTGAAAGGTTATGCACGCGCCATTCTCCTTTCCTATGTCATATATATCATTATAAACGCCTTTGTTGTTCGTGCTTTAAATTATTTGCCAAAAACTTGGCAGTTTAATAACACGGCAAATCAAAAAGCGTTATTAATGTTATTTCAAGATAAAAGTTGGTTGCCGTTAGTATTTATTGTCTTAGTTGTGCTGACGCCGATTACTGAAGAATTACTCTTTAGACATATCCTTATCGGAGAACTTGGCAAAAAATTTGGGTTCATCACAATGGGAAGCCTCTCCGTCTTGATTTTTACATTGCTTCACGTCCAAACTGCTGCAACTCCTTTTGAAGCAATTCCTTATTTAATGATGGCATTACTATTTGTTTTTATGTATATTTACACGCGTTGCAACATAGTTGTTTCTATCGTCTTACATATGATTGTTAATGGCATCTCGTTTTTATCCATCATCCTACAAAATGTTTCATAA
- the mdh gene encoding malate dehydrogenase, which translates to MKRKKVSIIGSGHTGSTLAFIIALRDIADVILVDREKNKDKIKGKTLDILQSGSILGFDTHVKSTVDYRDTAGSDVVVITAGVPRLPGMTRDELIQTNEQVMIEVTEQIVQYSPECKIIVLTNPVDAMTYTVYKKSGFSSERVMGQSGILDSARFNTFVAEALGIAVNDVHGLVLGGHGDTMVPLIRHSQVNGIPLNELLPQEKIQEIVKRTQNGGAEIVKLLGDGSAYYAPSAAVYEMVEAIILDKKRVLPSIAYCDGPYDLEDLYIGVPTLLGSRGVEKIIELDLTEEEQQQFKHSAEAVRELKSTLKG; encoded by the coding sequence ATGAAGCGTAAAAAAGTATCAATCATAGGTTCTGGGCATACGGGTTCGACACTTGCATTTATTATTGCGTTACGTGATATTGCAGATGTTATTTTAGTAGATCGTGAAAAAAATAAAGATAAAATTAAAGGGAAAACACTTGATATTTTACAAAGTGGCTCGATATTAGGATTTGATACACATGTAAAATCAACAGTGGATTACAGAGATACAGCGGGCTCTGATGTAGTAGTGATTACAGCTGGCGTTCCTCGATTACCGGGAATGACACGTGACGAATTAATTCAGACAAACGAACAAGTGATGATTGAAGTTACGGAACAAATTGTCCAGTATTCACCGGAGTGTAAGATTATTGTTTTAACTAATCCGGTCGATGCAATGACGTATACAGTTTATAAAAAATCAGGTTTTTCAAGTGAACGTGTGATGGGGCAATCTGGCATTCTTGATTCAGCGCGCTTTAATACATTTGTAGCAGAAGCTTTAGGTATCGCGGTTAACGATGTGCATGGCTTAGTTTTAGGCGGTCACGGAGATACTATGGTGCCTTTAATTCGTCATAGCCAAGTGAATGGCATTCCTTTAAATGAATTATTGCCTCAAGAAAAAATTCAAGAAATCGTTAAACGTACGCAAAATGGTGGTGCGGAAATCGTCAAACTGCTTGGAGACGGCTCGGCTTATTATGCACCTTCTGCAGCAGTTTATGAAATGGTCGAAGCCATTATTTTAGATAAAAAACGTGTCTTACCAAGTATTGCTTATTGTGATGGCCCATACGACTTAGAGGATTTATATATTGGTGTCCCTACATTGTTAGGGTCTCGCGGCGTCGAAAAAATAATAGAATTAGATTTAACAGAAGAAGAGCAACAACAATTTAAACATTCTGCGGAGGCAGTGCGTGAATTAAAGTCGACTTTAAAAGGTTAA